CCTCCAGCGCCTTGATCCGCTGCGACACCGCCGAGGAGGTGACCGACAGCCGGCGCGCCGCGCCCTCGAAGCTGCCTTCCTCCAGCACCGCGGCGAACGCGGCCAACTGCGGGTGGAGAAGGTCCATGGCGCGCTCCCGGCCGGCGGCCGACATTAGAAATTCTTGACACTGTAAAGGAAAATTAGCTGGCCTTAAGGCGGCCCGGGCGGCAGGATGCGCCATCCCCGCAGTCG
This portion of the Salifodinibacter halophilus genome encodes:
- a CDS encoding LysR family transcriptional regulator, whose product is MDLLHPQLAAFAAVLEEGSFEGAARRLSVTSSAVSQRIKALE